A region of Lacinutrix sp. Hel_I_90 DNA encodes the following proteins:
- a CDS encoding DUF2945 domain-containing protein, which yields MIRTGTKVKWTWGNGTATGQVKQTYTKRVTKTIKRTQVTRHGERGNKALYIKQADGAYVLKLESEVSRVE from the coding sequence ATGATTAGAACAGGAACTAAAGTAAAATGGACATGGGGAAACGGTACTGCAACTGGGCAGGTGAAGCAAACCTATACTAAGCGTGTTACCAAAACCATTAAACGGACTCAAGTAACCAGACATGGTGAACGTGGCAATAAAGCATTATATATTAAGCAAGCCGACGGTGCTTACGTTTTAAAACTGGAAAGTGAAGTTTCAAGAGTGGAGTAA
- a CDS encoding site-specific integrase, whose amino-acid sequence MQKTERPNVVIFLDYIPAELRENKIWEIVYYVINPNTGKLERKRKRVKPLKNKTYRKKLAIVMVNRLNERLKGGWNPYYENKTTKELVQVNVACKDYLNRAQIEFDDDNLRFDSLKTYRSQINLLLEYLEDVICKPELLCYKIDNEFIGNYLDYVRYTKGRSARTRDNYLGFMTTFCKFLLSKKYISHNPTDVFQRINKKTKQRTVISEAQRLEIFEYFAFNDEAFLILCLSCYYCLIRRTELTKIKVKDLNFEKQTLFIDSSDSKNRKSAFVTIPNQLLEKLKDHVSGFSADYYLFSNKGYVPGPTKINPDLISRKWRFMREKLELPKNIHWYSLKDTGITDLLLDGVPLISVRDQARHHSSMQTDSYTPREMRSSDENIKNSKVSF is encoded by the coding sequence ATGCAAAAAACTGAAAGACCTAACGTCGTTATATTCCTAGACTACATTCCTGCCGAACTTCGAGAAAATAAAATATGGGAGATTGTTTATTATGTAATAAATCCCAACACAGGAAAACTTGAGCGTAAACGTAAACGTGTAAAACCTTTAAAGAATAAAACCTACAGAAAGAAGCTGGCCATTGTTATGGTTAATAGGCTTAATGAGCGTTTAAAAGGTGGCTGGAATCCTTACTACGAAAACAAGACCACAAAAGAATTAGTTCAGGTTAATGTGGCTTGTAAAGATTATCTAAACCGTGCTCAAATAGAATTCGACGATGACAACCTTAGATTTGACTCGTTAAAAACTTATAGATCTCAAATTAATTTACTCCTGGAATATCTGGAAGATGTTATTTGCAAACCTGAATTGCTATGTTATAAAATAGATAATGAATTTATTGGCAATTATCTGGACTATGTGAGATATACCAAAGGCAGATCTGCCAGAACTCGCGACAATTATTTAGGCTTTATGACCACGTTTTGCAAATTCTTATTATCTAAGAAATATATTTCTCATAATCCGACTGATGTGTTTCAACGGATTAATAAAAAAACAAAGCAAAGAACTGTTATTAGTGAAGCCCAAAGACTTGAAATATTTGAGTATTTCGCGTTCAATGATGAAGCGTTCTTAATTTTATGTTTGAGTTGCTACTACTGCTTAATAAGACGTACAGAGCTCACCAAAATTAAAGTGAAGGATTTAAACTTTGAAAAACAAACCTTATTTATAGATTCTTCAGACTCTAAAAACCGTAAAAGTGCTTTTGTAACGATACCAAATCAATTACTAGAAAAACTTAAAGATCACGTTTCTGGCTTTAGTGCTGATTACTATTTGTTTTCAAATAAAGGATATGTACCAGGACCAACAAAAATAAACCCAGATCTCATCTCTAGAAAATGGCGTTTTATGCGTGAAAAACTAGAACTCCCTAAAAATATACATTGGTACTCTTTAAAAGATACCGGCATAACAGATTTGCTATTAGATGGCGTGCCTTTAATAAGTGTTAGAGATCAAGCAAGACACCACAGCTCTATGCAAACAGACAGTTATACACCAAGAGAAATGAGGTCAAGCGACGAGAATATAAAAAACTCTAAAGTTTCGTTTTAA
- a CDS encoding NAD(P)-dependent oxidoreductase, with translation MKFAIIKERKNPPDRRVVFSPQELKIVKERYPQAEIVVESSDIRIFKDSDYQDLGITVSQDVSDADVLFGVKEVPIAALIPNKKYFFFSHTIKKQPYNRELLKVILDKKIELYDHETIVKKNGARLIGFGRYAGLVGAYNGFRALGLRDGLYNLPKVEGLKDLEEVKRELDKIKLPNLKILLTGTGKVAHGAKEILDYLKIKQVNDALYLTTDFNEPVYCMADVMEYAKRKDGKVGDKLAFYKDPSAYESNFMPYAKETDFFIAGHFYGNNAPYLFTRADAKHPDFRINLVADVSCDVDGPVASTLRASTIADPFYGYDAQTEKEVPFNAKNAITVMAVDNLPCELPKDASEGFGTMFLEHVIPAFFNADATGILERARMTTHEGKLTDRFAYLQDFVDGKA, from the coding sequence ATGAAATTTGCCATAATAAAAGAACGTAAAAACCCGCCAGACCGTCGCGTAGTATTTTCACCACAAGAATTGAAAATAGTAAAAGAGCGCTATCCGCAAGCAGAAATTGTGGTAGAATCCTCAGACATTCGTATTTTTAAAGATTCAGACTATCAGGATTTGGGTATTACCGTTTCTCAAGATGTGTCAGACGCCGATGTCTTATTTGGTGTGAAAGAAGTGCCTATAGCGGCCTTGATTCCGAATAAAAAATATTTTTTCTTCAGCCATACCATAAAAAAACAACCCTATAACCGTGAATTACTAAAGGTCATTTTAGATAAAAAAATTGAGCTTTATGATCATGAAACCATTGTGAAAAAAAATGGCGCACGATTAATAGGTTTTGGGCGTTATGCTGGATTAGTAGGTGCTTATAATGGGTTTAGAGCCTTAGGGTTACGTGACGGACTCTATAATTTACCTAAAGTAGAAGGCCTAAAAGATTTAGAAGAAGTTAAGCGTGAGCTGGACAAAATCAAACTCCCAAACCTTAAAATTTTACTTACCGGAACAGGTAAAGTGGCCCATGGCGCAAAAGAAATACTGGACTATTTAAAAATCAAACAGGTGAATGATGCGTTATATTTAACGACAGATTTTAATGAGCCTGTATATTGTATGGCCGATGTTATGGAATACGCCAAGCGTAAAGATGGTAAAGTAGGCGATAAGCTTGCTTTTTATAAAGACCCCAGTGCTTATGAAAGTAATTTTATGCCCTACGCAAAGGAAACCGATTTCTTTATCGCGGGACATTTTTATGGTAATAATGCCCCGTATCTGTTTACAAGAGCAGATGCCAAGCACCCAGATTTTAGAATTAATTTAGTTGCAGATGTTTCCTGTGATGTTGATGGCCCTGTAGCTTCTACGTTGAGAGCCTCTACCATAGCAGATCCGTTTTATGGCTACGATGCACAAACGGAAAAGGAAGTGCCTTTTAATGCTAAAAATGCCATTACTGTTATGGCCGTCGATAATTTACCGTGCGAATTACCAAAAGATGCGAGCGAAGGTTTTGGAACCATGTTCTTGGAACATGTAATTCCTGCTTTTTTTAATGCCGATGCTACTGGTATTTTAGAACGTGCACGAATGACCACACACGAGGGTAAGCTAACAGATCGTTTTGCGTATTTACAAGATTTTGTAGACGGAAAAGCGTAA
- a CDS encoding SDR family oxidoreductase, with protein MSQLAVVTGAASGLGYELMLLLVADHYDLVLIDVDEKKLNEVKSEIETKYDCKVSIIVTDLSDLNSATVVYDQIKNRKIDILINNAGFGVFGSFINTSWEKESRMLHLHILTVTHLTKLVLQDMVSHNSGKILNVSSLAAFMPGPMMALYYASKSYLLSFSEAIANELKGTGVSVTVLCPGQTNTGFQKVVSNATSENKISFNIACPKQVAAYGYKALLQGKVIAVPGFFNKFLSNLPRVLTRNRVRTIVRSIQNKNRETDCPDHLIEKSLSSGKI; from the coding sequence ATGTCTCAACTAGCAGTAGTAACCGGAGCAGCCTCTGGATTAGGATATGAGTTAATGCTTTTGCTAGTAGCAGATCACTACGATTTAGTTTTAATAGATGTTGACGAAAAGAAATTAAATGAAGTAAAATCTGAAATTGAAACCAAATACGACTGTAAAGTAAGTATTATCGTTACCGATTTAAGTGATTTGAATAGTGCCACAGTCGTTTATGATCAAATTAAAAACAGAAAAATAGACATCCTCATAAACAATGCAGGGTTTGGGGTTTTTGGTTCTTTTATCAATACCTCTTGGGAGAAAGAATCACGCATGCTACATCTGCATATTTTAACGGTGACTCATTTGACCAAGTTGGTACTTCAGGATATGGTCTCTCATAATTCTGGTAAAATACTAAATGTATCTTCTTTGGCAGCTTTTATGCCAGGGCCTATGATGGCCTTATATTATGCCTCTAAATCGTATTTGCTTTCATTTTCTGAGGCGATAGCCAATGAGCTTAAAGGCACTGGGGTTTCAGTAACCGTTTTATGCCCCGGACAAACAAATACCGGATTTCAAAAAGTAGTGTCTAACGCGACCTCCGAAAATAAAATTAGCTTTAATATCGCTTGTCCGAAACAAGTGGCAGCTTACGGTTATAAAGCACTATTACAAGGAAAAGTTATTGCTGTTCCTGGGTTTTTTAATAAGTTCTTATCTAATTTACCCAGAGTTCTAACTAGAAATAGGGTTCGGACTATAGTAAGAAGTATTCAAAATAAAAACAGAGAGACAGACTGTCCTGATCATTTAATAGAAAAGAGCCTCTCAAGCGGGAAAATTTAA